One segment of Erigeron canadensis isolate Cc75 chromosome 2, C_canadensis_v1, whole genome shotgun sequence DNA contains the following:
- the LOC122587303 gene encoding putative hydrolase C777.06c isoform X2 — protein sequence MVINGASLTTRFTHLTRQRHLSFFHNNSNPLSVSPSKYGPPFQFHFSPAAASLHSISSVQKGEQVSIEQSEIIFMGTGTSEGIPRVSCLTDPLKKCPVCSKAVEPRNKNKRLNTSILIRYPRPSGVSNILIDAGKFFYQSALRWFPTYGIRTLDAVVITHSHADAIGGLDDLRDWTNNVQPHIPIYVAERDFEVMKKTHYYLVDTSVVTPGAAVSELQFDIIHEKPFIVHDLKFTPLPVWHGRNYRSLGFRFGNVCYISDVSEIPEETYPLLRDCEILIMDALRPDRSSSTHFGLPKALEEVRKIQPKRTLFTGMMHLMDHEIVNEGLLKLKETEGLDVQLSYDGLRVPIDL from the exons ATGGTAATAAACGGAGCTTCCTTGACGACCCGTTTCACTCATCTGACCCGACAACGACACCTATCCTTTTTTCATAATAATTCTAACCCCTTATCAGTTTCACCTTCCAAATATGGTCCTCCTTTTCAGTTTCATTTTTCACCTGCAGCTGCTTCTCTGCACTCAATTTCAA GTGTGCAGAAAGGAGAGCAGGTATCTATCGAGCAATCCGAAATCATATTTATGGGGACAGGAACCAGTGAAGGGATTCCACGAGTGAGCTGCCTTACCGATCCCTTAAAGAAATGCCCG GTTTGCTCAAAAGCTGTGGAACCGCGAAATAAGAATAAGAGACTTAATACCAGCATTCTTATTCGTTATCCTAGACCCTCTGGTGTATCTAATATTCTTATAGATGCGGGCAA GTTCTTCTACCAAAGTGCTCTTCGCTGGTTCCCTACTTATGG GATAAGAACATTAGATGCAGTGGTAATAACTCATTCTCATGCTGATGCAATTGGAG GTTTGgatgatcttcgtgattggacAAACAATGTCCAGCCTCATATTCCTATTTATGTTGCCGAGCGTGATTTTGAG GTGATGAAAAAAACCCATTATTATCTTGTAGACACGAGTGTGGTCACACCTGGAGCTGCAGTCTCAGAGTTGCAATTTGATATCATACATGAAAAGCCGTTCATAGTACATGACCTTAAG TTTACTCCGCTACCAGTGTGGCACGGCCGTAACTACCGTTCTTTGGGCTTCCGCTTTGGCAACGTGTGTTACATCAG TGATGTTAGTGAAATACCTGAAGAGACATATCCCCTTTTAAGAGACTGTGAAATTCTTATAATG GATGCTTTGAGACCTGATCGATCTTCTTCAACACATTTTGGACTTCCAAAG GCTTTGGAAGAAGTACGAAAAATCCAGCCAAAAAGAACCCTTTTCACAG GTATGATGCATTTGATGGATCACGAAATAGTGAATGAAGGTCTCTTGAAGTTGAAGGAAACCGAAGGTCTAGATGTACAACTCAGTTATGACGGGCTTCGTGTTCCAATAGACCTATAA
- the LOC122587303 gene encoding putative hydrolase C777.06c isoform X1: MVINGASLTTRFTHLTRQRHLSFFHNNSNPLSVSPSKYGPPFQFHFSPAAASLHSISTAAGVQKGEQVSIEQSEIIFMGTGTSEGIPRVSCLTDPLKKCPVCSKAVEPRNKNKRLNTSILIRYPRPSGVSNILIDAGKFFYQSALRWFPTYGIRTLDAVVITHSHADAIGGLDDLRDWTNNVQPHIPIYVAERDFEVMKKTHYYLVDTSVVTPGAAVSELQFDIIHEKPFIVHDLKFTPLPVWHGRNYRSLGFRFGNVCYISDVSEIPEETYPLLRDCEILIMDALRPDRSSSTHFGLPKALEEVRKIQPKRTLFTGMMHLMDHEIVNEGLLKLKETEGLDVQLSYDGLRVPIDL; the protein is encoded by the exons ATGGTAATAAACGGAGCTTCCTTGACGACCCGTTTCACTCATCTGACCCGACAACGACACCTATCCTTTTTTCATAATAATTCTAACCCCTTATCAGTTTCACCTTCCAAATATGGTCCTCCTTTTCAGTTTCATTTTTCACCTGCAGCTGCTTCTCTGCACTCAATTTCAA CTGCTGCAGGTGTGCAGAAAGGAGAGCAGGTATCTATCGAGCAATCCGAAATCATATTTATGGGGACAGGAACCAGTGAAGGGATTCCACGAGTGAGCTGCCTTACCGATCCCTTAAAGAAATGCCCG GTTTGCTCAAAAGCTGTGGAACCGCGAAATAAGAATAAGAGACTTAATACCAGCATTCTTATTCGTTATCCTAGACCCTCTGGTGTATCTAATATTCTTATAGATGCGGGCAA GTTCTTCTACCAAAGTGCTCTTCGCTGGTTCCCTACTTATGG GATAAGAACATTAGATGCAGTGGTAATAACTCATTCTCATGCTGATGCAATTGGAG GTTTGgatgatcttcgtgattggacAAACAATGTCCAGCCTCATATTCCTATTTATGTTGCCGAGCGTGATTTTGAG GTGATGAAAAAAACCCATTATTATCTTGTAGACACGAGTGTGGTCACACCTGGAGCTGCAGTCTCAGAGTTGCAATTTGATATCATACATGAAAAGCCGTTCATAGTACATGACCTTAAG TTTACTCCGCTACCAGTGTGGCACGGCCGTAACTACCGTTCTTTGGGCTTCCGCTTTGGCAACGTGTGTTACATCAG TGATGTTAGTGAAATACCTGAAGAGACATATCCCCTTTTAAGAGACTGTGAAATTCTTATAATG GATGCTTTGAGACCTGATCGATCTTCTTCAACACATTTTGGACTTCCAAAG GCTTTGGAAGAAGTACGAAAAATCCAGCCAAAAAGAACCCTTTTCACAG GTATGATGCATTTGATGGATCACGAAATAGTGAATGAAGGTCTCTTGAAGTTGAAGGAAACCGAAGGTCTAGATGTACAACTCAGTTATGACGGGCTTCGTGTTCCAATAGACCTATAA